In a genomic window of Bacteroidota bacterium:
- a CDS encoding T9SS type A sorting domain-containing protein: protein MTGYFGDAVDFDISTDTVELSGGLVDIFMLKYSQDHPIVLDKPSDKATWLVGASYPISWSSSGIDSVKIERLESGQSNWELLGIESATASPFTYNLLITNPLTEYKLRVSDADNKTVKYTNEIRVKFNPQFNYPLGNEQLAGDSIITVKWIAVGSSAPYFDLKYSLNGGANWFVMRDSVQTFFDTDSSFYIGNYNWKIPSNTPTNNAKIGIFPVNQTIPLLASNSFTLLAANPTSFTLLSPNGGETLERKRHHFITWTGVSMPPIVVLSYTLDGLIYSTIDTIANVGYYDWRVRDTVSNNCFIKISNLLGSITDESDAAFEIVNSAGDEAELLAPQLNDLWCAGTKQYIRWTTNVSTKIVLEYTTGSGGWNLIVTVDAANNMYFWTIPSVVTNAARVRVSPADGSGSNLSTTDKFTICANAASVELLSPNGGNAYFPGCYITIDWLSNKINSVSLLYTIDDGIHWNVIDSNLVQNTYCWLVPDSTSTQCKVKVAATFASNVVDESDAVFEIKSLFVGTAPSLLTSNLSITPCVNDTFSVAYTVSGDIFDTSNVFLVQLSDSSGNFSGAITVIGSLKDSVSNSIVCVIPSGIKNSALYQIRVVANNPPVIGIASSAFTIDQPEFNFTDTTIYRYLPSASVAFPFIGNLPVGSSVEWEFGDGSTSSALQPTYSYSQPGIFDVSVKVTNSAGCSSKQTYKNYVRVDKKFPNRKLDPNNTNTITGISFRNDSTGTIAFSDGAVKFTNDYGTNWYSVQPSGIQDVKAVKVKSSTEWIVVGGNGGVRKTLNRGLSWDTVTFAGNITPNVRLNAVDFSTTLSGYIAGDSGKVFRFFNGKFNPAPQFTQANLYTVYDDGSTAFVAGDSGKIVKRSAGIWTHKNSGLTAAIRCIVFAPSASAKGYAVSDEGKIIQSTDNGDTWSLSLSGVDIDFSSVACSEAGDSVWAVGTNGIIYQSLDNGGSWERFSIGTTNNTTNVKVKKDKGYLSGSSGTLRTFNPVNNQLSVGIKWIAASTNSTTLLYPNPSNSHFLFSINSPREAHLKVYLKDINGKDISMLCNKMVTGNYSQLVDVSALKSGIYFVHFTSDNSITIKKIVIAH from the coding sequence ATGACAGGTTACTTTGGAGATGCTGTTGATTTTGATATAAGTACAGATACGGTTGAATTATCAGGTGGATTGGTAGATATTTTTATGCTTAAATACTCACAGGATCATCCTATAGTGCTTGATAAACCATCTGACAAAGCAACCTGGTTGGTTGGAGCAAGTTACCCTATTAGCTGGTCAAGCTCAGGAATTGACAGTGTGAAAATTGAACGACTTGAAAGTGGACAAAGTAACTGGGAATTACTCGGCATTGAAAGTGCTACAGCTAGTCCTTTTACTTACAATTTATTAATTACAAATCCTTTAACAGAATACAAATTACGAGTATCCGACGCAGACAACAAAACTGTAAAATACACCAACGAAATTCGTGTCAAGTTCAATCCTCAATTCAATTATCCATTGGGTAATGAGCAATTGGCGGGCGATTCAATTATTACTGTTAAATGGATTGCAGTTGGAAGCAGTGCTCCCTACTTTGATTTAAAGTACTCGCTAAATGGAGGTGCAAATTGGTTTGTGATGAGGGATAGTGTTCAAACTTTTTTTGATACTGATAGTAGCTTTTACATTGGAAATTACAATTGGAAAATTCCAAGTAATACTCCAACTAACAATGCTAAAATTGGAATTTTTCCAGTTAATCAAACAATACCACTTTTAGCTTCAAATAGCTTTACATTATTGGCTGCAAACCCTACCAGTTTTACATTGCTATCACCTAATGGTGGTGAGACTCTTGAACGCAAGCGACATCATTTTATAACCTGGACAGGTGTAAGCATGCCTCCGATCGTAGTATTGAGTTATACGCTTGATGGATTAATTTATTCAACAATTGATACTATTGCCAATGTGGGATACTACGACTGGAGGGTTCGTGATACTGTATCGAATAATTGCTTCATAAAAATTTCGAACTTGTTAGGAAGTATTACAGATGAAAGTGATGCGGCTTTTGAAATAGTGAATTCTGCCGGAGATGAAGCGGAACTTCTTGCTCCGCAACTTAATGATTTATGGTGTGCAGGTACCAAACAATATATTCGATGGACTACCAATGTTTCAACAAAAATTGTTTTGGAATACACGACCGGATCTGGTGGTTGGAATTTAATTGTCACAGTGGATGCAGCGAATAATATGTATTTCTGGACGATACCTTCTGTAGTTACAAATGCAGCGCGTGTTCGGGTAAGTCCTGCAGATGGATCAGGATCTAATTTAAGTACGACCGATAAATTTACTATTTGTGCCAATGCGGCTTCAGTTGAATTGCTTTCGCCAAATGGTGGTAACGCTTATTTTCCGGGATGTTATATTACCATTGATTGGTTATCGAATAAAATTAATTCGGTTAGTTTATTATATACAATTGATGATGGAATTCATTGGAATGTGATTGACTCAAATTTAGTACAAAATACTTACTGCTGGCTGGTACCGGACAGTACATCTACCCAATGTAAAGTAAAAGTGGCAGCTACATTTGCTAGCAATGTGGTAGATGAAAGTGATGCTGTATTTGAAATAAAAAGTTTATTTGTAGGTACTGCACCTTCATTATTAACTTCTAATTTAAGTATAACGCCATGTGTGAACGATACCTTTTCGGTTGCTTATACTGTGAGTGGTGACATTTTCGATACGAGCAATGTATTCTTAGTGCAATTATCGGATAGCAGTGGAAATTTTTCAGGTGCCATAACGGTAATTGGTAGTTTAAAAGATTCAGTAAGTAATTCAATTGTCTGTGTAATACCATCAGGAATAAAAAACAGTGCCTTATATCAGATACGCGTTGTTGCCAATAATCCACCTGTAATTGGTATAGCAAGTTCAGCATTTACAATTGATCAGCCGGAGTTTAATTTTACAGATACAACTATTTACCGCTATTTACCTTCAGCAAGTGTGGCTTTTCCATTTATTGGAAACTTACCAGTAGGATCAAGTGTTGAATGGGAATTTGGTGATGGTTCAACTTCATCGGCGTTGCAACCAACCTATTCTTATTCACAACCCGGTATTTTCGATGTTAGTGTAAAAGTTACTAATAGTGCAGGATGTAGTTCTAAACAAACATATAAAAACTATGTGCGTGTGGATAAAAAATTTCCGAACCGTAAATTAGATCCCAATAACACCAATACTATAACCGGAATTTCATTTAGAAACGATAGTACAGGTACCATTGCATTTTCAGATGGGGCCGTAAAATTCACCAACGACTATGGTACAAACTGGTATTCGGTTCAACCAAGTGGAATTCAGGATGTAAAGGCGGTGAAAGTTAAGAGCAGTACAGAATGGATTGTAGTTGGTGGTAATGGTGGTGTACGTAAAACTTTAAACCGTGGATTAAGTTGGGACACCGTAACTTTTGCAGGAAATATTACACCAAATGTTCGTTTAAATGCAGTTGATTTTTCCACCACTTTAAGTGGATACATTGCCGGAGATAGTGGAAAAGTTTTTCGCTTTTTTAATGGCAAATTTAATCCCGCTCCACAATTTACACAGGCTAATTTATATACTGTTTACGACGATGGCTCAACAGCATTTGTAGCAGGTGACAGTGGAAAAATAGTAAAACGAAGTGCTGGTATATGGACGCATAAAAATTCCGGTTTAACCGCTGCTATACGTTGTATTGTATTTGCACCCAGTGCTTCTGCAAAAGGATATGCCGTAAGTGACGAAGGTAAGATTATTCAAAGTACTGATAATGGAGATACCTGGAGTTTGTCGCTTTCTGGTGTTGATATCGACTTTAGTAGTGTAGCCTGCTCAGAAGCCGGAGATAGTGTTTGGGCTGTGGGAACAAATGGAATTATTTACCAGAGTTTGGATAATGGAGGCAGCTGGGAACGTTTTTCAATTGGTACAACCAATAATACCACGAATGTAAAAGTTAAAAAAGACAAAGGATATTTAAGCGGTAGTTCTGGAACCTTGCGGACATTTAATCCTGTTAACAATCAATTATCGGTTGGAATTAAATGGATTGCTGCGTCTACCAATTCTACTACTTTGCTATATCCTAACCCAAGCAATTCGCACTTTTTATTTAGCATAAACAGCCCACGAGAAGCTCATTTGAAAGTATACTTAAAAGATATTAACGGTAAGGATATTTCAATGTTGTGCAATAAAATGGTAACAGGAAATTATTCTCAATTGGTGGATGTTTCAGCGCTTAAATCGGGAATTTATTTTGTACATTTTACAAGTGATAATAGTATTACAATTAAGAAGATTGTAATTGCACATTAA
- a CDS encoding M1 family metallopeptidase — protein MKNKQLTILFSVLLNFGLFAQNSPYASDSNSYYWKNRKPYADYWQQDVNYTIKATVDEVTNIIDGTEILVYTNNSPDELRIVYFHLYQNAFQPDSYFDKLQLANGVKANWRNYEAQKLGTIISKLQQNGVDLKSELNNTILKVYLNTPIKSGESTTFEIDFLTHFGDGAARRRMKIVNSFGTKLYNGNHFYPRISVYDRKFGWDTNQHLNREFYGDFGSFTVELNFAANYIVEATGVLQNESEVLPDSLRKKLDIKNFNRKPWNSKPSVIIPYDSLQRKIWKYKAINVHDFAFTASPTYRLGETYWNGIRVVAAVQEPHAGHWQNAAEYAAKIIESNSRTIGMYAYPKMVVADANDGMEFPMLTLDGGYDPNYRQLFSHEIGHNWFFAMIGNNETYRATLDEGFTQFLTAWALIDIDGDTLVEQAPASNYVKKHSSPSLAIYERVYKSYMRDAIENNTRQLNTHSDDFNGALHQGGGYREVYYKTASMLYNLKYVLGDSLFLAALQNYFNQWKIAHPYIEDFRNSMIEFTHVDLNWFFDEWIETTKTIDYSIKSIKKSSTKNEYYIRFKRNEEAQMPIDFTVYSKTHKKYDFHIPNTWFVKATKAMVLPSWIGWGKKLNTTYVAKVQIPGGIKKVEIDPTHRLSDFNLLNNSSKFPIQVKFDHQIINDPLWEKYELYYRPDLWYNAVDGIKAGIHLNGNYLNQKHIFDANLWYNTRLGMQYDGKFKDVHHPVSFRINYKTSLRKLAKRLNLVANVKYLDGLQQLLGGIEKYGSTEKTRFFLHYKSMFRSDSSELAYLNFPDEWQTAKYNNSINMGINHSYVYLKSTGIFSLSARSSAFTKSYTYSTLNFTTTNKVNFGKFSLSSRLFIQYTTGNSVPNESALYLSGANPEEMMDNKFVRSSGFYPNEWLGYGESFNHFHYGGGLNLRGYSGYIPVLYTTQKYQRKIYKGKSGASLNTELSFVRLFATPPSKIKNYVGMDLYLFGDAGVIDYSSDSGNMFFSDMRCDAGLGVALKIKKWGVLEKPSPLTIRFDMPYFVNRPSYVEDDFFKFRWILAIGRAF, from the coding sequence GTGAAAAACAAGCAGCTCACTATACTATTTAGTGTTTTATTGAATTTTGGCTTATTCGCCCAAAACTCACCTTATGCTTCCGATAGTAATTCCTACTATTGGAAAAACCGAAAACCTTATGCCGATTATTGGCAGCAAGATGTAAATTATACCATAAAAGCCACAGTTGATGAAGTAACCAACATTATCGACGGAACGGAAATTTTAGTGTATACTAACAATTCACCGGATGAATTGCGTATTGTGTATTTTCATCTGTATCAAAATGCATTTCAACCTGATTCTTATTTTGATAAACTACAGCTAGCAAATGGAGTAAAGGCAAATTGGCGCAATTACGAAGCGCAAAAACTAGGAACCATTATTTCAAAATTACAACAAAATGGAGTTGATTTAAAATCAGAACTCAACAATACGATTTTAAAGGTTTACTTGAATACTCCGATAAAATCGGGAGAAAGTACCACATTTGAAATTGATTTTTTAACCCATTTTGGAGATGGTGCAGCACGCAGAAGAATGAAAATTGTAAATTCATTTGGAACTAAACTCTATAATGGAAATCATTTTTATCCACGCATTTCAGTATATGACCGGAAATTTGGCTGGGACACCAACCAACATTTAAACCGAGAATTTTACGGTGATTTTGGAAGTTTTACTGTGGAACTAAATTTTGCTGCTAATTATATTGTTGAAGCTACCGGTGTATTACAAAACGAATCGGAAGTATTGCCCGATAGTTTGAGAAAAAAACTGGACATTAAAAATTTTAACCGTAAACCTTGGAACAGTAAGCCTTCGGTAATAATTCCTTACGACTCTTTACAGCGTAAAATATGGAAATATAAAGCTATCAATGTACACGATTTTGCTTTTACAGCTAGTCCTACCTATCGCTTAGGCGAAACATATTGGAATGGAATACGCGTTGTTGCTGCTGTTCAAGAACCTCATGCCGGACACTGGCAAAACGCCGCGGAATATGCTGCCAAAATTATTGAAAGCAATTCACGTACTATTGGAATGTATGCTTATCCTAAAATGGTGGTTGCTGATGCTAACGATGGTATGGAATTTCCCATGCTTACGCTCGATGGTGGCTATGATCCAAATTACCGGCAACTGTTCTCCCATGAAATCGGACATAACTGGTTTTTTGCTATGATAGGAAATAATGAAACCTATCGTGCTACTTTGGATGAAGGGTTTACACAGTTTTTAACTGCTTGGGCATTGATTGACATAGATGGAGATACCTTAGTGGAACAAGCACCGGCATCGAATTATGTGAAAAAACACAGCTCTCCTTCGCTTGCAATTTATGAACGCGTTTACAAAAGTTATATGCGTGATGCGATTGAAAATAATACACGACAACTCAATACCCATTCCGACGATTTTAACGGTGCCTTGCACCAGGGAGGAGGCTATAGAGAAGTATATTATAAAACAGCAAGTATGTTGTACAATTTAAAATATGTTTTGGGCGATAGTTTATTTTTGGCTGCGCTTCAAAATTATTTTAATCAATGGAAAATAGCCCATCCTTATATTGAAGATTTTAGAAATTCGATGATTGAATTTACTCATGTTGATTTGAATTGGTTTTTTGATGAGTGGATAGAAACAACAAAAACAATTGATTATTCAATAAAGTCGATTAAAAAATCAAGTACAAAAAATGAGTACTACATCCGCTTTAAGCGAAACGAAGAAGCTCAAATGCCTATTGATTTTACGGTGTATTCCAAAACACATAAAAAATATGATTTCCATATTCCGAACACCTGGTTTGTGAAAGCTACTAAAGCTATGGTTTTGCCTAGTTGGATTGGATGGGGAAAAAAACTCAATACGACCTATGTAGCCAAGGTCCAAATACCCGGTGGAATTAAAAAGGTTGAAATTGACCCAACCCATCGTTTGTCCGATTTTAATTTGCTCAACAATAGTTCAAAATTCCCGATACAGGTAAAATTCGATCATCAAATTATCAACGATCCATTATGGGAAAAGTATGAATTGTATTACCGACCCGACTTATGGTATAATGCTGTAGATGGTATAAAAGCAGGCATACATTTAAATGGAAACTACCTCAACCAGAAACATATTTTTGATGCTAATCTTTGGTACAACACTCGCTTGGGAATGCAATACGATGGAAAATTTAAAGATGTGCATCATCCTGTTTCCTTTCGTATTAATTACAAAACATCCTTGCGTAAACTTGCCAAACGATTGAATTTAGTAGCAAATGTGAAATATCTTGATGGTTTACAACAGTTACTGGGAGGAATTGAAAAATACGGTAGTACCGAAAAGACTCGATTTTTTTTACATTACAAAAGCATGTTTCGCTCGGATAGCAGTGAGTTAGCTTATTTGAATTTTCCTGATGAATGGCAAACTGCAAAATATAACAACAGTATTAACATGGGAATTAATCACAGTTATGTATACCTAAAAAGCACCGGTATTTTTAGCTTAAGTGCGCGTAGTTCTGCCTTTACTAAATCCTATACTTATAGTACACTTAATTTCACGACTACCAATAAAGTAAACTTTGGAAAATTTAGCTTGAGCAGTCGGCTTTTTATACAATATACAACAGGGAATTCGGTACCTAATGAGTCTGCACTTTATTTATCAGGTGCTAATCCTGAAGAAATGATGGACAATAAATTTGTTCGATCAAGTGGTTTTTACCCAAATGAATGGCTAGGATATGGTGAAAGCTTCAATCACTTTCATTACGGAGGTGGCTTAAATTTAAGAGGTTATTCGGGCTACATACCTGTATTATATACTACTCAAAAATATCAGCGAAAAATTTACAAAGGTAAAAGTGGGGCATCGCTCAATACTGAATTAAGTTTTGTTCGTTTATTTGCTACACCTCCTTCTAAAATTAAAAATTATGTTGGAATGGATTTGTATCTTTTTGGAGATGCAGGTGTTATTGATTATAGCAGCGATTCGGGCAACATGTTTTTTTCGGACATGCGTTGCGACGCGGGTTTAGGAGTAGCGTTGAAAATAAAAAAATGGGGAGTTCTCGAAAAACCCTCTCCCCTAACTATTCGATTTGATATGCCTTACTTTGTGAATCGTCCTTCTTATGTTGAAGATGACTTTTTTAAGTTTAGGTGGATATTAGCAATTGGCAGGGCTTTTTAA
- the dnaJ gene encoding molecular chaperone DnaJ, producing MAKRDYYEILGVVKGADEQEIKKSYRKLAMKYHPDKNPGDKAAEEKFKEAAEAYDVLSNPEKKSRYDQFGHSGMGAGGGGGYGGFGGMNMEDIFSNFGDVFGSSFGGGSRGGKRVNRGSNLRIKVKLNLEEIAHGIEKKIKVNKFVSCNSCKGTGAQNASAFHTCSTCRGSGQTTRVMNTILGQMQTSSTCPACGGEGQIISDKCKTCFGDGIVKAEDTIAIKIPAGVADGMQLSVSGRGNAAARGGVAGDLLVVIEEEEHPFLKREGNNLHFEQYISFAEAALGTTVEVPTIEGKAKIKIDPGTHANKILRLRGKGLPELNSYHKGDLLVNVNVWTPQHLSKEERKIMEQLANSENFKPRPSNKDKSFFERMKEYFN from the coding sequence ATGGCAAAAAGAGATTATTACGAAATATTAGGTGTTGTAAAAGGAGCCGACGAACAGGAAATTAAAAAGTCGTACCGCAAACTTGCCATGAAATATCACCCCGATAAAAATCCGGGAGATAAGGCTGCTGAAGAAAAATTTAAAGAAGCCGCCGAAGCTTACGATGTACTTAGCAACCCTGAAAAGAAAAGTCGTTACGACCAATTTGGTCATTCGGGAATGGGTGCCGGAGGCGGTGGTGGATATGGAGGTTTTGGTGGTATGAACATGGAAGACATCTTCAGCAATTTTGGAGATGTGTTCGGTAGTAGCTTTGGCGGTGGTTCAAGAGGAGGTAAAAGAGTAAATAGAGGAAGTAATCTGCGTATCAAGGTAAAACTAAACCTCGAAGAAATAGCGCATGGTATAGAGAAAAAAATTAAGGTAAATAAGTTTGTTTCCTGCAACAGTTGTAAAGGAACAGGAGCACAAAATGCATCCGCTTTTCATACTTGTAGCACTTGTCGTGGAAGCGGACAAACCACCCGTGTAATGAATACCATATTAGGACAAATGCAAACCAGTTCTACTTGTCCTGCTTGTGGAGGAGAAGGACAAATTATTAGCGATAAATGCAAAACCTGTTTTGGTGATGGAATTGTTAAAGCCGAAGATACCATTGCCATTAAAATACCGGCTGGTGTAGCTGATGGAATGCAATTAAGTGTAAGCGGTAGAGGTAATGCTGCAGCACGAGGCGGAGTTGCCGGTGATTTATTAGTTGTGATAGAAGAAGAGGAACATCCGTTTTTAAAACGTGAAGGAAATAACTTGCACTTCGAGCAATACATCAGTTTTGCTGAAGCCGCTTTAGGAACTACTGTTGAAGTTCCAACTATAGAAGGAAAAGCAAAAATTAAAATTGATCCCGGCACGCATGCCAATAAAATTTTACGTTTACGTGGCAAAGGATTACCCGAACTCAACAGTTATCATAAAGGCGATTTATTAGTGAATGTCAATGTTTGGACACCTCAACATTTAAGTAAGGAAGAACGAAAAATAATGGAGCAATTGGCTAATTCCGAAAACTTTAAGCCTCGACCTTCTAATAAAGACAAAAGCTTTTTTGAACGAATGAAAGAGTATTTTAATTGA
- a CDS encoding nucleotide exchange factor GrpE, with protein sequence MSDTKENVAENVNDAAPVTEHHQEETELNEQKLPESAASEEEVLSEKLSEANDKFLRLYSEFDNFRKRTAREKIELSKTAGEDVFKTILPLLDDFERGIKAAENAADVQAVKEGMVLIFQKFKNTLQQKGLSEMESKGQAFDADFHEAITNIAAPDEALKGKVIDELEKGYLLNGKVIRFAKVVVGA encoded by the coding sequence ATGAGCGATACGAAAGAGAATGTGGCCGAAAATGTAAATGATGCTGCACCAGTTACCGAACACCACCAAGAAGAAACAGAGTTAAATGAGCAAAAATTACCAGAATCAGCTGCGTCTGAGGAGGAAGTTTTGTCAGAAAAATTAAGTGAAGCGAATGACAAATTTTTGCGCTTATACAGTGAATTTGATAATTTCAGAAAACGCACAGCCCGCGAAAAAATTGAATTAAGCAAAACTGCAGGAGAAGATGTTTTTAAAACGATTTTACCTTTGTTGGATGATTTTGAACGAGGAATTAAAGCTGCGGAAAATGCAGCCGATGTTCAGGCAGTAAAGGAGGGAATGGTATTGATTTTTCAAAAATTTAAAAATACACTTCAACAAAAAGGATTGAGTGAAATGGAAAGCAAAGGACAAGCTTTTGATGCCGATTTTCATGAAGCAATTACCAATATAGCTGCACCGGATGAAGCATTAAAAGGTAAAGTAATTGACGAACTCGAAAAAGGATATTTGCTAAACGGAAAAGTAATTCGTTTTGCAAAAGTAGTTGTAGGTGCTTAA
- a CDS encoding TlpA family protein disulfide reductase: MKKIQIGIAVIALLFIGIGISAIGKGGSPQTGLNIGNKAPELKFNSPDGKEFALSKVNKGKIVLIDFWASWCGPCRMENPNIVKTYNTYKNSKFKNAKGFTVYSVSLDKSKESWVAAIAKDKLSWEYHVSDLGYWQSQAARLYNVNSIPTNFLLDADGVILAKGLRGAALDDELKKLLK, from the coding sequence ATGAAAAAAATACAAATAGGAATTGCCGTTATTGCTTTACTATTTATTGGTATTGGCATATCTGCCATTGGCAAAGGAGGCAGTCCTCAAACGGGATTAAACATCGGAAATAAAGCTCCCGAATTAAAATTCAATAGCCCTGACGGCAAAGAATTCGCACTCTCAAAAGTAAATAAGGGTAAAATAGTATTGATCGATTTTTGGGCTTCTTGGTGCGGACCATGTCGCATGGAAAATCCCAATATTGTAAAAACTTACAACACCTACAAAAATTCAAAATTTAAAAATGCAAAAGGATTTACAGTGTATAGCGTTTCGCTCGACAAATCAAAAGAATCGTGGGTAGCAGCTATTGCAAAAGACAAACTTAGCTGGGAATACCACGTTAGCGATTTAGGTTATTGGCAATCACAGGCTGCTCGTTTATATAATGTAAATTCAATACCCACTAATTTTTTGCTGGATGCAGATGGAGTAATTTTAGCAAAAGGCCTTCGAGGTGCTGCTTTGGATGATGAATTAAAGAAATTATTGAAGTAA